Genomic DNA from Xiphophorus couchianus chromosome 12, X_couchianus-1.0, whole genome shotgun sequence:
ATATTCTTCTGCATGATAAGGTTGTCAAAACTTGCCTAAATCAGATTTGAAAAACATCTGACATGCTCATTGATGATGAGTAAAGATTTTTCCAGTGATCATAAGATCACATTTTCAGTACAGATCAATGTATTTGAGGTCATTACAACCTGAATACCACTGAAAGTTATCTTCACAAAATCTTAACTGTTCTTAGAAAGTGTTTGGCACAAGTGTCCAGTCTATAATTCAGTCCACCACCAAGAAAAACTCATATAACTTTGGCTCCTTTGCAAACTGTCCAATAATATATTTCTTACAATTTAAACACCACCCAAGATCCAAACTCGTATAAGAAGATAGTGGTCAGTAGCTGGTTTTCcaaatgtatgaaataaaaGAGCAGACATATCCTTTGCTGTCTCAGTCGGGAAATTCAAGCAGCAAATTAATGTTTGGTGACAACAATGGTATTACAGTTTCTTGTAATACCatagtttcttgttttcttaCAAGAAACTATAGTAAGGACAAATTTATacgataaaaacaataaaattaccaAAGACAGCATCCtcagattaaaagaaatgtgcaactgagttgggcaatttaaagaaaaacactgcagtGCAAACTGGAGCTATATAATAACACAACAGTgcagtagtttgttttttttaaaaaaaaaagaatttcttcctatgttttctatttagtcaatttttgtcatttctggtCGATTGCTTCATTGGAGTTATATTTTTTCAGGAAATGAATACTACATAACGGTAGAAGTTATCAAAGTGCATCAAAGATCTGGCATgatatgtttaaataaagtgaGTACAAGAGTACATGTTATTGACTTGAGCTCAAAAACAAGTTTGGGCTGGTTCCACTAACCACTGATCGCCCAGGGCACGAATACAGACAACCGCTGTGGCAAACATATCAGGGGAAAGGTGTGCTTtgggaaaatatcttaaaatgaCGTTTCTCCAGACAACCAGTACAGAAAATACTTGTTTTGAATTGATATTTTAAACGCTTGCAGAACTTCAAGTCAGTTCTTGTCACTGACTTTTTGAGGAAATGATTAGGTAACTCTTGGATGTTGTCAAGAGTTACaacataaaagttttgtttccaCCAtaaacttttatgtattttgggggattttgagtgatagatcaacacaaaaatcACTTAATAAAGTACATAAAGAATTGTTACAACTGCAAGTATTTTGTCTTTGCAAGCTTTGGACTTGCAGAGACAGACATTTTTGCACGTGcttatcagagtaaaagggagGTGAATAAAAATGCGCGCCAAATTTTCCAcgattgtaaaatattttggaataacatttagtgttttgtattgcaaaataaaatccagacgttaaagtttgtgtttttaacatgacaaaacttTAACAGATACAAAAACTCCAGCAAAGTACGACACACTGCCACATGTGCAGTACGTGAAGCTGTTGGTAGTAGTGCTCCAGTTGCACCATGAAGGACAGTTACAGCAGGGGGGCATTTTCATTCCCCACACCGGCTCAGTCTGATGGCTATATTTAACTGATACTGATGGCTTGGTTGGCGTGTCGCCCCTACAGATCCATGAATGGACAACATTCCTCACCACTACAACAGCACAGCTCCACTGATACACGCTCCTGAAACACTGGGTATGATAGTTTATCAAGAGCTTTGTGGTAAAGCCTTAACAAAGGATGCACTGATAAAGATCCGGCTTTTTTTACTCTCATTCTGGTTGATCTTTAGTATGCAGTTAGTATTCAATAAACTAGAATATGTGTTTAGATAAGGCCTGCTTATCAAGTTAAAAGaatctttggaaaataaaaacttgtaagCAGGTATTAAGCATACTTTTCTCTAATCCCACTTTTAtgtattataaaatgtttttattggtattATGCAATAATCCAACTAAATGTCAAGTTTCCATTACTTGTAAGTAGAAAATTGTAATAATTAACACCGATAAAGGCTTTCAGACATctatctgtgtgtaattaatctacattATGTGTTTCCATTAGTgataaaattattgaaataagtTGACTTTTAAGTAATACTATAATTTATTAAGGAAGAGGAACATACCATGACCTGCTCTGTGTAGCCTCAGAGAAAACACTGAGAACTTTCCCACAACAAAGTGGGCACCACTTGCAGCAGCATCACACACCAAGACCAAACAACCCATTGAGAAAGCCAGATAAAATGACACTGAGGTTAAAAACTATTGTGGACTCAAGAGATAACATCTCCTGATATGTGTGCTGTTCCCCACACGCACTGCAGCAGACTGAATGTGGAGGGCAGAAGGTTGCCTGTTAAGCTGAGGTCAGTGGGATTTATTACACAGATTAGGTGACAGCTGATGCAATACTGCTGGAGCTTGCTGCTACTCTATTGTATTTTTGGGGGGCAGGAAACTGAAAGCAAACTCATAGTTTGCTCCTCTAATGTTTGgcacagagggaaaaaaatcacatgtatTTCAGACTTCAAGTTTGTTGAAGCAGTAGTTTGAACATTGAGGTGTGGTCATTTGAAAGGGAGTTGAATTTGTTGACCCTATTATTTCTTAGTATTCTTAGCATAGTATTCACGTCTGTTAGGATAGCAGATTTGTTCAGACTCAAATGATTGTTTACACTTTTGAAACACTTTGCTCTTGAGTTTGCAACCATCAGGACTTTACTATTCTGAATTCTAAGTGAAGgttgagtggaaagaaaaagtgtggTTGAAAAAAAGGCACACAAGAAACATGTGTAATCACAGCTTTGAGGATTGTGAAGTAAAGCTCAAGTAGTGGATGACCCAAATCTATGTTGCTGTTGAATGAACCAAGACTTCTTAATCACTGCAGCAGATCATCTTCACACTGTGACATATTGATGCAATAATTAAAGCAAAAGGAGCCATAACCATTTATTGCGTGAAGTTCTCTACTAAAAATACTCTCTGTTATGTAGTTTCCTAGTGGTTTTCATTAAGTGGAAGCCTTTATCATCAAATTTTACCAAAGCAAGCACTAAAAGTGTAACAAATCTGCAAATGAGTTTCACTTATATAGTAGGattacttaaaatgtttatctttgtaTTGAAATTCAGTTTATTGAGATAACTCAACAAATTAACCAACAACAAGGTTGCACCAGGACGAGAACAAAATGTACAGAGATTTGCTAGAGgaatatgttttacattttaacaaacacaCTGTGATAACATTGTTTCATTAAACTCAACTTTGCGTAACAAGACAAGTGCTTTGATGTCGGTTATGAATCGCCTTTCTTGTATCATATTAAACTGGGAGTCATTGAGAACTGGTGATGTGTGACTGGGTTATTTTCCAACCAACTGAAAAGCTGTAAAACTGAATGATTAGGTGAGAGCAGAGAACATGTGACTGAACCTCCTCTGGTGTAAGTTTAGTCACGTGCAGAAGGAGGAATGAAAAGTGAACCAGAGAAGGGCGTCGACGGTCCAACGGGGGAGTGTGGCCGATGCACCAATGGCTTCACAGATCCCACTTCTCTTACCATGGGAAGGCTTTACATAACACTGCATATCCTGACCGACCACATGGCAATAGGATGaagtttgcatattttcagGCATTAATGAAACAATGAGTTAATCTTCCTCCACAGTCTGAATCAACGctgccagaaaaataaaatcagccttGTGTTTTTCCAACGTTCGCTGGTGGTAGTGGAACTCTCTACATTCACTTAtttaaactatattttatatttgctcttcttctttttttttaacacagttttattagttttgtgtttcaacaagcaaataaaaaacatagttCTGTGAATCATGCTGTTATATCACATTACATAAGTGGAGAAGAAGtaaaagggaacaaaaaaatgtcttcaatgGTGTTATGCTTTACTTACTGTCATTATGgtcaacaaacattttcatacagATTTAATACCTGACAATAGCACAGTCAGAGCTAGCAGTTATGGTGATAGAAAAAGGCATAGTAACACAGAAGGAGGATGTTCATTGGTTCATTGGTGAGACTGACCACTTTAGTAGATTCTGTCCCCTCATCACATTTGCTCTTCTAATTTAAAAAGGTTATGCTGGTTACACATTTTCTGCACGTGACTCACTGTTCTGCTTAACAACATGTGTTTCAGGGGGAAGGATGTGAGTAACTGATTGGAGTTAAGTCTTATATTATGTACCTGACTGGTTTCAGCTTGTTGGATCTGGCACAGATCAAAATCGGAAACAAGCATTAATCACTCTgtgcaaaaggtcaaaacaGAGCGAAAACATTATCACCCCAACTGTCACTGTTCGTCTAGGGATAAAGTTCACACATAGATCTGGTTAAAATGTACATGTGGACAGTAAAATACAAGGAAAGCTATTAATAACTTTTTGAACTTTGAGCTGAACATGATCACTCTGAATTGTGTCACAGGGGCATGTTTCATAATTTGTGCATATTGCTTAGCAAAGAACAATGAATGGATGGTTTGatgtccaattttttttttgcaagtaaaaATCTGTAGTGTGCACATTTAAATCCTCGGTCAATACATTGCAGATCCACCTTTCACCGCCGttaaagctgaaatgtttaCAATATGTCTACAAGCTGAATAGACAGAAATGTTTGCCcgtttttctttataaaatatctcaaattcAGTCACATTGAATGTAGCATAttagaaaagtaatttttagtATCACAAGCTCTAAAATGaatttatgtctggactttgactgggccattcacATGCCTTGCTAAATCATTCCATTGTTGCTCTGTATGAATGATTGGTGTTGATGCAGATCCTCCCTGAGGACCAGGATTAAAAAATCTTAGAAACATGAGGGACAaagatttttcatgtttctgtttgtttgctaaTGTTCCCTCACAGAACATCTGGGTTCATACTGAGGTTATAACACACAAGAGTTACTAATCAGGAGTCTCCAAAATTTGTTAAAAGATTTATTCaggggtgtcagagtaaaggtGGATTTTTAGATTGAAACAATGTAAAAGCCATCACCTTTACTCTACATTTTATATACAATTTCTAGTAAAAGGAAATGTATCTTTTCAACCAAGACCTAGAGATCAAAAATTTGACTAGCAATTATAGAAATAGTTTGAGACAATATAGAAGAAGCAGGGTAGTCATAAAACTGACAGTTGCTGCCACCTGCTGAGGATTTCATGTAAATCATTTAACTCAGAACATTTCTTTAGTCAGAGCTTATGTTTCCTGCAAAAATGTCACCTCGACAAAATGAATGAAGAGTCACAGCTAAGGGTGGGTGAGTCAATAACAGGGGACATTATCCTGACTCTATTGGAAAACTATAAATGGCTTTTAAGCTAATGTAATCTTTTATTCAAAAAATTCAGCTGTCAAAATGTGTCATAGTATCAAAAATAATAGTATTTTCACAACTTGTAATAAATAACACAACTGGAAACTACAAAACAGAGTTACCACCTAAACAATGTTGTGGCCGCTACTAAACAAGACAAACTTCTCATTTTCAGAACCAAGACATCGCTTATACACCAAAGCTCCATGgcaacaatcttttttttcttttctttctggtaccaaaaaaaagtagatgcttctaaacaaataaaaccaagaaCATGTTCATTTGATATTCATGTAAACCTAATGGAGTGATAAGtgcttttccttctccttcttaACCAACACATGGCTTGTCTTCATGTCACCTCTGCCAAGTGTCACTGTAAATGACAGCAGGATCCTCGTTGTGCTCAAACCACACAAAAGCAGGAGCACAGAACTGTGACTTTAACAGCTTTGTCTtttaaatctgctgtttgttgACCCCCATCACCGGTTGTCTCGTCTTTTATCAATTTCCTTTCGAATTCGAACCTCCAAAGCTGCTCTCATTGCAGCATCCAAGACGTTCTTCTCTGAAACACGCTCCACCACCTTCTCAGGCTTATCCTCCTtaacaaagacagaaagaacAGGTGAAATTTTAAACCAAAGCAACAAGCAAAGTGACATACTGTACTTTCAGGCAAAAGAAACCAGTGTTTACCTTGTGCACCAAGAAAGAAGTGATGACTCCAGAGTCCTCCTGATAGTCGAGCCAGAAGAGTTCTGTCCTGTGGATTTCAGTCTCTGTGCTCGACCCACTCTCATTCCACTCTTCGGGATCGACACCAGTTTCTGGTTCTGAGCCACctggaaaataatcaaaaaccgTTTTAGCTTTTCTCTGCGTAGTCACCATCAAACCctgaaaaaacatcacagatTACTTACGCCTTTGTCTCGGATGGTACACCTGGATGTCGGGTCGACGAGGTCTTCTAGGGGTTGTCGTGTGCCTCCGCCTCTGTAGCTCTTTAGCCTGCTTTACTTCTTTATCATAGTCATCTCTTAACACACAAAAGACATGAACAATGTTAACGGCATGActgatcaaaattaaaacaagtagTGTTTCATTCACTTAAAATTAAACTTGTCTTCCTTGCATAAATACTTCTTTacacaattatttaattttagtgGGACTAGTAATGTATTGCTATTTTTAACAGTGTTGCTGGGAAATTAAATCAGCATCCTTACAAACCTCTACAGGAGTAGGAAGAACTGTGTGCTGTAAGAACCTTTGGTAGACGACTGCTCTGATCTtgtaaaaaacaacagtggaccaacaccagcagatgacatgttTCATCTGTTGGAAACATCACTGACGTTTCCATCAATGGCTATGGAAACATCACTGATCCCTATATTAGGTGTCTCAGCACTGTTACGCCAAACACTGggaccaaaacacaaaattccccaaatttctttttaaaagaggATTCTGGACCACTGAACAACAGTTAAGTCATTTATCTCCTTAGTCAGGGTAAGATGCTTCAGATATTGTCTCTAGTTCAGCAATTACAGGTACAAGTACTGTGACTTTTATAGCCCAGATAAGTCTGTGAAAGctgctctttcttctttttttcagcaatcctcccacaaacacatttatctcCGTGGAATTTTTCCTGCCTTACTTTTTCCTTGCACTGAACTTTCTATTAAAATTCTTCAGTAAAGTGTTCTGTGAGCAGCGAGCTTCTTTGACCCTCCCTCATGATAGTCTAGGTCTAGGACATAGCAtagcatttttttgtattagaaAGATGTTTATGGTCttatgtaaaattataattttcgTAAAATCTGAATTCTGTTTATTAGCTGTGTTAAGTAATATAGTCATCAACGTTAAAAGGGCGTGTGGAATATACCACTGTGTGTAATGACTCTTTAAAACaacagtttcacattttaaatatgctgaaatgaataaatatgttgcttaaagttttctaatttatttcgAAGCACACGAACAATTCAAATCCACATTATTTATACGCCTGTAGTTTCACACCTTTTGTCTTGAATCCGCAAGGCCTGCTCAGGCTTCCCTTGTTTGTATTCTGTTTTATATGTtaaaccttttgttttcagccattGACCAAGgtcttttctgttctttcataTTACCTTTACCCTTCAATGTCAGAAGACAGGCTACTGCTACCCTGAAAGTAGATATCGTAAACAATTAGCTTCAGCTAACAGTGTCTGAGGAAATTACCTAGCAATTTGGTTCCTGCGGATATGGTGAAGGAAGCCGTGGTTCATGTCCAAACGACCACCGGGTTTATGCACTCCTTCGTCTCTCAAAATATCCATTTCGTCAAAtagttttaatgtgaaatgcagtatttataacgtatttattacaataaatttcAATCAAAGCTCTGACAAAAGCTAAGCAAGCTAACTGCCCATAAATTGTTGTCCAATTGTACCATTCCCGGCGTTCACACAGACTGGAAActaatactaaaataaaacaccttGTAAAACCACCTatatcatttaatattaaatacaaaacaatataGTAGTAGTATAAATAACTAAACAGTTTAGGTTCTGATACAACAACAAAGTtaaactttaacataaaaaaatattttaacaccgGGTTAGGTTTTTGTTAGCTCTTCTTGAGAGCTACGACGCACAGCCGCCGCGAGTTTCGAGGTGCTTGGATTAAACCCATTCATGTGTCCCAGTTAACTTCATCCTTTGTATTTATGTGATATTAAGGCAGCAGAATAACGTATGAGATGATTTCTTTGAAGCGCGAGAGAGATAATGAGGAGGATGACGATGATCACGAAGACGGGGGTCAGTTTGTTTACTTCTAACGTTGGCGCAACGTTTGTTAGCCATTAGCTAAACAGATagctaaagataaaaatattagttGGATTATATGTGCGGTTTGGTTCAGTCGGGCGCTGGAGACAGAGTATATATTATGAATGTCTAATATAAAGatacacactttttaaaaatgtattttttatatagttaTGCCGTTAAAAGCTATGTTAGCTAGCATGTTTAGCTAGCAGAGTTGTAGCGAAATGTATAGAAACTTCAGtgactttgtaaaaaaaaatttgacgAACGATCTGGTTTTCAGTTGCTGCCAAAAGAGGCCGAGGACGTGCAGGAGAAGACCGTAGAAGCCGCCATTGTCCTTATCTTGACACTATAAACAGGCAAGACTGAGTTTAATGAGCACAACCGCTAGCTCTCCATGCTAGTTAGGTCCATCCTTGGCCAACaacttttcctctctgtttatCCTTTAGGAGTGTGCTGGATTTTGACTTCGAGAAGCTCTGCTCTATCTCCCTTTCGCACATCAACGTGTATGCTTGCCTCGTATGTGGGAAGTACTTTCAAGGTAAACAATATGAACTGAACCTTACCTGCAGGGACAGAGCATCTGGACTGACTGTTGCGTTTTTCTTGCAGGCAGAGGTCAGAAGTCTCATGCATATACCCACAGTGTACAGTTTAGCCACCACGTGTTCCTCAACCTGCATACCCTCAAGTTCTACTGTCTGCCAGATAACTATGAGATCATTGACTCTTCCCTAGAGGACATTACAGTGAGTGAAGTTATACCATATCTTTTTGATTCTATGAGAGCCATCACTTCCATCCATCACAATTGGCAAGGATCATATCCTTGACTACATTGTCTGCCAGCCTGGTTTCTGACCATATGACCAGATAGTAATTTAGAGGGATGGCAAGAACAAAAGAGGTTGATTagcagtgtttcccaacatGTCCCAGGACACATTCCTGTGGACCATTGACTGTGCTTTCCAGAAATTGACCTGTTAGCATGTCAGGATAATCATGTCAATGAAATTGCAACAGCCTCCAGTCAGGGGTCTCTTTACATTCATTATAGTATCTGTTCAATTTGTTGTCCTtcctcatttattattttacttaactAATTTTCCACATTCTCTTCTCCAGTATGTACTGAAGCCAACTTTCACCAAGAAGCACATTGCGGCATTGGACAAGCATGGTAAGCTGTACAGAGCCTATGATGGAACGACTTACCTGCCAGGCATCGTGGGGCTCAACAACATCAAAGCCAACGACTACGCCAACGCGGTGCTACAGGTATTGATGTGCGATTCTCTAGATTTTGACGCTGGGATAATATCAAGTAAtataaaaagtttatatttatctTTCTAGGCTTTTTCAAATGTTCCACCTTTGCGAAACTACTTCCTGGAAGAGGAAAACTACAAGGGAATCCGCAGGCCACCAGGGGACATCATGTTTCTCCTGGTCCAGAGGTTTGGGGAGTTGATGCGCAAACTTTGGAATCCAAGAAACTTTAAGGCGCACGTGTCCCCACATGAGATGCTGCAGGCCGTCGTGCTGTGCagcaagaaaacatttcaaattactAAGCAGGGTATTTCATCTGTACCCAACCTGGCTTCTAATACCTATTGGTGTTGGAGATAAGGttgttttgctgatgttttttattGCGTGCAGGTGATGCTGTAGACTTCATGACGTGGTTCTTGAATGCCCTGCATGGAGCTCTTGGAGGCACAAAGAAGAAGTCATGTGAGTAGGAGAAGATTCAGAAGATTTTGGGCACCATATCGGTGTTGTACAGTTTCCAGCAGAAATTGTAAATTGTAATAGAAAAACTAATTGAAAGGCATTAATGGAGAAGTTTCTATAGTCTTTCTTAAGAAAACGTTTCACTTTGAGTGTTAAATAGATTGTTTCTCTATTCTGTCCTCACAGCGATCATCACAAAAGTTTTTCAAGGCTCCATGCGAATCTTCTCTAAGAAACTTCCACACCCAGATTTGGTATGTTTAGTATTTgagttatttaaatgtttaaatatcatcttctaaaaatggaaacaataacAACGTTATTATTTATGCtaacttacatttttgttaattacCAGTGTAAACATGAGCTAcggttttctttgcatttttcaaaaCTTCACAGCCACCTGAAGAAAAAGAGGCGCTGCTTCTCACAGAGGAGTACCAGGAGCAGATGTCAGAGTCCACCTTCCTGTTCCTGACCCTTGACCTCCCAACAGCTCCTCTCTACAAAGACGAAAAGGAGCAGCTGATTATTCCTCAGGTTCCTCTCTTCAACATCCTTGGCAAATTCAATGGCAATACTGAAAAGGTATGGAATGTAATGCCCTCATTTATAATAGAGAAAAGCTTTACTTTTTACTATTAAAGCTACAAGCATGTCTAATTACATTAACCACTAATGCTATGAATGTAACCCTTTCCACTTTGCATTCAGGAATACAAAACCTACAAAGAGAATTTCCTCAAACGGTTCCAGCTGACCAAGTTGCCACCTTACCTCATCTTTTGCATCAAAAGATTCACCAAGAACAACTTCTTTGTGGAGAAAAACCCAACAATTGTCAACTTCCCAATCACGTACGTTAATTACAAA
This window encodes:
- the c12h2orf68 gene encoding UPF0561 protein C2orf68 homolog isoform X2 produces the protein MLCPCRDDYDKEVKQAKELQRRRHTTTPRRPRRPDIQVYHPRQRRGSEPETGVDPEEWNESGSSTETEIHRTELFWLDYQEDSGVITSFLVHKEDKPEKVVERVSEKNVLDAAMRAALEVRIRKEIDKRRDNR
- the c12h2orf68 gene encoding UPF0561 protein C2orf68 homolog isoform X1, which gives rise to MDILRDEGVHKPGGRLDMNHGFLHHIRRNQIARDDYDKEVKQAKELQRRRHTTTPRRPRRPDIQVYHPRQRRGSEPETGVDPEEWNESGSSTETEIHRTELFWLDYQEDSGVITSFLVHKEDKPEKVVERVSEKNVLDAAMRAALEVRIRKEIDKRRDNR
- the usp39 gene encoding ubiquitin carboxyl-terminal hydrolase 39, with the translated sequence MISLKRERDNEEDDDDHEDGVAAKRGRGRAGEDRRSRHCPYLDTINRSVLDFDFEKLCSISLSHINVYACLVCGKYFQGRGQKSHAYTHSVQFSHHVFLNLHTLKFYCLPDNYEIIDSSLEDITYVLKPTFTKKHIAALDKHGKLYRAYDGTTYLPGIVGLNNIKANDYANAVLQAFSNVPPLRNYFLEEENYKGIRRPPGDIMFLLVQRFGELMRKLWNPRNFKAHVSPHEMLQAVVLCSKKTFQITKQGDAVDFMTWFLNALHGALGGTKKKSSIITKVFQGSMRIFSKKLPHPDLPPEEKEALLLTEEYQEQMSESTFLFLTLDLPTAPLYKDEKEQLIIPQVPLFNILGKFNGNTEKEYKTYKENFLKRFQLTKLPPYLIFCIKRFTKNNFFVEKNPTIVNFPITNVDLSEYLTEEAQATEKNTSYDLVANIVHDGKPTEGSYRIHVLHHGTGKWYEMQDLQVIDILPQMITLSEAYIQIWKRQESSDTNNHRGV